From a region of the Rhodococcus sp. 4CII genome:
- a CDS encoding acetaldehyde dehydrogenase (acetylating), with protein MTKASVAIVGSGNISTDLLYKLQRSEWLEPRWMIGIDPESEGLARARTMGLETSAEGVDWLLNQPEKPDLVFEATSAHVHREAAPRYEAAGIRAVDLTPAAVGPAVVPPANLREHLGAPNINMITCGGQATIPIVYAVSRVVDVPYAEIVASVASVSAGPGTRANIDEFTKTTSRGIETIGGAQRGKAIIILNPADPPMIMRDTIFCAIPEGADRAAITDSIHRVVADIQQYVPGYRLLNEPQFDDPSVVSGGQATVTTFVEVEGAGDFLPPYAGNLDIMTAAATKVGEEIAQKLLSVEA; from the coding sequence ATGACAAAGGCAAGTGTGGCGATCGTCGGCTCGGGCAACATCAGCACCGACCTGCTCTACAAACTGCAGCGATCCGAGTGGCTCGAACCCCGCTGGATGATCGGGATCGACCCCGAGAGCGAAGGCCTGGCACGAGCCCGCACGATGGGGCTGGAGACGTCCGCCGAGGGGGTCGACTGGTTGCTGAACCAGCCGGAGAAACCCGACCTCGTCTTCGAGGCCACGTCGGCGCACGTCCACCGGGAGGCGGCACCCCGGTACGAGGCCGCGGGCATCCGCGCCGTCGACCTGACCCCCGCCGCCGTCGGACCCGCCGTGGTCCCGCCGGCCAACCTGCGCGAACACCTCGGCGCCCCCAACATCAACATGATCACGTGCGGCGGGCAGGCCACGATCCCGATCGTGTACGCGGTCTCCCGCGTCGTCGACGTGCCCTACGCCGAGATCGTCGCCTCGGTGGCGTCCGTCTCCGCTGGCCCGGGTACCCGCGCCAACATCGACGAGTTCACCAAGACCACCAGCCGCGGCATCGAGACCATCGGCGGAGCGCAGCGCGGCAAGGCCATCATCATCCTCAACCCGGCCGACCCGCCGATGATTATGCGCGACACCATCTTCTGCGCGATCCCGGAGGGCGCCGACCGCGCCGCCATCACCGATTCCATCCATCGCGTCGTCGCGGACATCCAGCAATACGTCCCCGGCTACCGGTTGCTCAACGAACCGCAGTTCGACGACCCGAGCGTCGTGTCGGGCGGGCAGGCGACGGTCACGACGTTCGTGGAGGTCGAGGGTGCAGGCGACTTCCTGCCGCCGTATGCGGGCAACCTCGACATCATGACCGCGGCGGCAACCAAGGTGGGCGAGGAGATCGCCCAGAAGCTCCTGAGTGTGGAGGCATGA
- a CDS encoding MaoC/PaaZ C-terminal domain-containing protein: MPIDPDIAIGAELPTQEFSWTSSDVQHYHLALGAGSRPLDEKELRYLTDGTPQVLPTFATVAANFHATEAPSVSFPGVEIDLAKVVHGGQDVAVHRPIPPEGKARTTTRIAEVWDKGKAAVIVQESTTTDLDGNPLWTGRSSIFARGEGGFGGDRGPSTSVELPDRPADAEVDSPVLPQQALLYRMCGDRNPLHSDPKFASAAGFPAPILHGLCTYGMVCKAAVDTVLDADASQVAGFRVRFAGVVFPGETLHTRIWKDEGRLLISATVPERDHAPALADVVLTLAPG; encoded by the coding sequence ATGCCCATTGATCCGGACATCGCCATCGGGGCCGAACTGCCCACCCAGGAGTTCTCCTGGACCAGTTCCGACGTGCAGCACTACCACCTCGCCCTCGGCGCCGGATCGCGTCCGCTCGACGAGAAGGAGTTGCGGTACCTGACCGACGGGACACCGCAGGTGCTTCCCACGTTCGCCACGGTCGCCGCGAATTTCCATGCCACCGAGGCGCCGAGCGTGTCGTTCCCGGGAGTCGAGATCGACCTCGCGAAGGTGGTCCACGGCGGCCAGGACGTGGCCGTGCACCGGCCGATCCCTCCGGAGGGCAAGGCCCGCACCACCACCCGCATCGCCGAGGTGTGGGACAAGGGCAAGGCAGCCGTCATCGTGCAGGAATCGACGACCACCGACCTCGACGGCAATCCCCTGTGGACCGGGCGGTCGTCCATCTTCGCCCGCGGTGAAGGCGGATTCGGCGGTGATCGCGGACCGTCGACGTCCGTCGAACTGCCCGACCGTCCCGCTGACGCCGAGGTCGACTCCCCCGTGCTGCCGCAGCAGGCGCTGCTGTACCGGATGTGCGGCGACCGCAACCCCCTGCATTCCGACCCGAAGTTCGCCTCCGCCGCAGGGTTTCCCGCACCGATTCTGCACGGCCTCTGCACCTACGGGATGGTGTGCAAGGCCGCGGTCGACACGGTTCTCGACGCGGACGCGTCGCAGGTCGCGGGGTTCCGCGTCCGGTTCGCCGGCGTGGTCTTTCCGGGCGAGACGCTCCATACCCGGATCTGGAAGGACGAGGGCAGGCTCCTCATCTCCGCCACGGTTCCCGAGCGCGATCATGCGCCGGCCCTGGCCGACGTGGTGCTGACCCTGGCACCGGGGTGA
- a CDS encoding DUF58 domain-containing protein: MTEHALAWRASPAALALATCAAVALTAGVVGRWWELVVFAAPMLGALGAVTWLPRPATRVRVETPEGALRCFESESVRLSVQVRACGGAAELAVTPAASDSYTVEQDGDGEYLVSAHRWGRYEPALTVTARAGGGLWTATVRVPVAELRIFPLAPPMQTPLPHAPLPDRIGAHRTRRYGSGVEFGDIRPHAPGDPLRSVNWPVSARRGRLHVTERIMDRAADVVAVLDTTPQAPGPASESLHRTVRGATQVVQSALQRGDRAGVVASGLRLRWLGADIGRRQFYRILDTVLDSDSDSAASEGTLVPRVALPPRAVVIAFSTMLDTNFALALLELRRRGHVVVAVDVLRGPPFEHELDPMTARMWRLERRNMYRNMGVLGVPVVAWEDDSALDLALALADRARRPSGALR, from the coding sequence ATGACGGAGCACGCGCTGGCCTGGCGGGCGTCGCCTGCCGCCCTCGCGCTGGCGACCTGCGCGGCCGTGGCACTGACCGCGGGGGTGGTGGGGCGCTGGTGGGAACTGGTGGTCTTCGCCGCTCCGATGCTCGGCGCGCTCGGTGCGGTGACGTGGCTGCCGCGACCGGCGACCCGTGTGCGGGTCGAGACGCCGGAGGGCGCGCTGCGGTGTTTCGAATCCGAGTCCGTGCGGTTGTCGGTGCAGGTGAGAGCGTGCGGCGGTGCGGCGGAACTCGCGGTGACACCGGCGGCGTCCGACAGCTACACGGTCGAGCAGGACGGCGACGGCGAATATCTGGTCTCGGCGCACCGGTGGGGGCGGTACGAACCCGCACTGACCGTCACGGCCCGTGCCGGCGGCGGCCTGTGGACGGCGACCGTGCGGGTGCCCGTCGCCGAGTTGCGGATCTTTCCGCTCGCGCCGCCGATGCAGACTCCGCTTCCGCACGCCCCGCTTCCGGACCGCATCGGAGCGCACCGCACCCGCCGATACGGTTCGGGGGTCGAGTTCGGCGACATCCGGCCGCACGCTCCCGGCGATCCGCTGCGCAGCGTCAACTGGCCGGTGAGTGCCCGGCGCGGCCGACTCCACGTGACCGAGCGGATCATGGACCGCGCCGCGGACGTCGTCGCGGTACTCGACACCACCCCGCAGGCGCCGGGGCCCGCGTCGGAGAGCCTGCACCGGACCGTCCGCGGGGCTACGCAGGTGGTGCAGTCGGCGTTGCAGCGCGGCGATCGCGCCGGGGTGGTCGCCAGCGGACTGCGGCTGCGGTGGCTCGGCGCCGACATCGGACGCAGGCAGTTCTACCGAATCCTCGACACCGTCCTCGACTCCGACTCCGACTCGGCCGCCTCCGAAGGCACGCTCGTGCCCCGGGTCGCCTTGCCGCCGAGGGCGGTGGTCATCGCGTTCTCCACCATGCTGGACACCAATTTTGCGCTGGCGCTGCTGGAATTGAGGCGACGCGGGCACGTCGTCGTCGCAGTCGACGTGCTCCGCGGCCCCCCGTTCGAGCACGAACTCGACCCGATGACCGCCCGGATGTGGCGGCTCGAACGCCGCAACATGTACCGGAACATGGGTGTTCTCGGGGTCCCGGTGGTGGCGTGGGAGGACGATTCCGCGCTGGACCTGGCGCTGGCTCTCGCCGATCGTGCCCGCCGGCCGTCGGGGGCGCTCCGATGA
- a CDS encoding 2-keto-4-pentenoate hydratase, with product MLSTQLRTELADQLDAAERGRAPIGPLTADHPDIDVVDAYEIQLINIRRRLQDGAKVVGHKVGLSSLAMQQMMGVDEPDYGHLLADMEVFEDQPVDTARFCFPRVEVEVAFVLGADLPGAGCTEQDVLDATVAFAPSIELIDSRITDWKITLPDTIADNASSAGFVLGRNRVRPTDIDIKAIDAVLTSNGETKAEGRSDAVLGNPVTAVAWLAQKVESFGVRLKAGDIVLPGSCTRAIDAHPGDHFRAEFSGLGSVSLQFK from the coding sequence ATGCTCTCGACGCAACTACGCACCGAGTTGGCGGATCAGCTCGACGCTGCCGAACGCGGCCGCGCTCCCATCGGCCCCCTGACCGCGGACCATCCCGACATCGACGTCGTCGACGCCTACGAGATCCAGCTCATCAACATCCGCCGCCGGTTGCAGGACGGCGCGAAGGTCGTCGGGCACAAGGTGGGCCTGTCGTCCCTCGCGATGCAGCAGATGATGGGCGTCGACGAACCCGATTACGGCCATCTGCTCGCCGACATGGAAGTGTTCGAAGATCAACCCGTCGACACCGCGCGGTTCTGCTTCCCGCGCGTCGAGGTCGAGGTCGCGTTCGTGCTGGGCGCCGACCTCCCCGGGGCCGGCTGCACCGAACAGGACGTCCTCGACGCCACCGTGGCGTTCGCGCCGTCCATCGAACTGATCGACAGTCGGATCACCGATTGGAAGATCACTCTGCCCGACACGATCGCCGACAACGCGTCGTCCGCCGGTTTCGTGCTCGGCAGGAACCGGGTGCGGCCGACGGACATCGACATCAAGGCCATCGACGCCGTCCTGACGAGCAACGGCGAGACCAAGGCCGAGGGGCGCAGCGACGCCGTGCTCGGCAACCCGGTGACCGCGGTCGCCTGGCTCGCGCAGAAGGTCGAGAGCTTCGGCGTCCGGTTGAAGGCCGGCGACATCGTGCTGCCCGGCTCCTGCACCCGCGCCATCGACGCGCACCCGGGTGATCACTTCCGCGCCGAGTTCAGCGGGCTCGGATCCGTGTCCCTGCAGTTCAAGTAG
- the kstD gene encoding 3-oxosteroid 1-dehydrogenase: MSKHEYDIVVVGSGAGGMTAALTAAHKGLSVVILEKAAHFGGSTARSGGGVWIPNNEALIAAGVDDTTDAARTYLHSIIGDVVPKDRIDAYIDRGPEMLSFVLKNSPLKLQWVPEYSDYYPEAPGGRLGGRSVEPTPFDGRKLGADLAKLEPDYVKAPSNFVITQADYRWLNLLMRNPRGPLRAVRVGLRFLGAKLTGKRLLVRGQALVAGLQAGLKAAGVPILLDTPLTDLHVEDGVVRGVDATVDGQPQVFRARRGVVIASGGFEHNDEARKKYQRAPIGTEWTVGAKANTGDGIWAGEKLGAALDLMEDAWWGPSIPLTGGPWFALSERSLPGCIMINESGKRFVNESAPYVEATHAMYGGTHGQGDGPGENVPCWLVLDQRYRDRYAFAGLTPRSPFPGRWLKAGVVVKAGTVAELAGKIGVPVDALTETVSRFNTFARNGKDEDFGRGESGYDHYYGDPRNKPNPSLGALEKAPFFAVKMVPGDLGTKGGLRTDRHARVLRADGSSIENLYAVGNASGPVMGHTYAGPGATIGPAMTFGYLAVLDILAKSEQTELTGDATNAH; this comes from the coding sequence ATGAGCAAGCACGAATACGACATCGTGGTCGTCGGGAGCGGTGCCGGTGGGATGACCGCGGCCCTGACCGCGGCCCACAAGGGACTGAGCGTCGTCATCCTGGAAAAGGCAGCGCACTTCGGCGGCTCGACCGCACGCTCCGGCGGTGGCGTGTGGATCCCCAACAACGAGGCCCTGATCGCCGCCGGCGTGGACGACACCACCGACGCCGCGCGGACCTACCTGCACAGCATCATCGGCGACGTCGTCCCGAAGGACCGCATCGACGCCTACATCGACCGTGGCCCCGAGATGCTGTCGTTCGTGCTGAAGAACAGCCCGCTGAAGCTGCAGTGGGTGCCCGAATACTCCGACTACTACCCCGAGGCCCCCGGCGGACGGCTCGGCGGACGGTCCGTCGAGCCGACACCGTTCGACGGCAGAAAGCTCGGTGCCGACCTCGCGAAACTCGAACCCGATTACGTCAAGGCTCCCTCCAATTTCGTGATCACCCAGGCCGATTACCGCTGGCTGAACCTGTTGATGCGCAACCCGCGCGGTCCACTGCGGGCCGTCCGGGTCGGGCTCCGATTCCTGGGCGCCAAGCTCACCGGCAAACGGCTGCTCGTCCGCGGTCAGGCGCTCGTCGCCGGACTGCAGGCCGGGCTGAAGGCGGCGGGCGTCCCGATCCTGCTCGACACCCCGCTCACCGACCTCCACGTGGAGGACGGCGTGGTCCGAGGTGTCGACGCCACGGTCGACGGGCAGCCGCAGGTGTTCCGGGCGCGCCGCGGCGTCGTGATCGCGTCGGGCGGATTCGAGCACAACGACGAGGCCCGCAAGAAGTACCAGCGGGCGCCGATCGGCACCGAGTGGACCGTCGGCGCGAAGGCCAACACCGGCGACGGCATCTGGGCGGGCGAAAAGCTCGGTGCCGCGCTCGATCTGATGGAGGACGCCTGGTGGGGTCCGTCTATCCCGCTCACCGGCGGCCCGTGGTTCGCGCTGTCCGAGCGGAGCCTGCCCGGCTGCATCATGATCAACGAATCCGGCAAGCGCTTCGTCAACGAATCGGCACCGTACGTCGAGGCGACGCACGCGATGTACGGCGGTACCCACGGGCAGGGCGACGGCCCGGGCGAGAACGTTCCGTGCTGGCTCGTGCTCGACCAGCGGTACCGCGACCGGTACGCGTTCGCCGGCCTCACCCCGCGGTCCCCGTTCCCCGGTCGCTGGCTGAAGGCGGGAGTCGTCGTCAAGGCGGGCACCGTCGCCGAACTCGCCGGGAAGATCGGCGTCCCCGTCGACGCGCTTACCGAAACGGTCTCGCGTTTCAACACTTTCGCCCGGAACGGCAAGGACGAGGACTTCGGCCGCGGCGAGAGCGGCTACGACCACTATTACGGGGATCCCCGCAACAAGCCGAACCCCAGCCTGGGCGCGCTCGAGAAGGCGCCGTTCTTCGCCGTCAAGATGGTTCCGGGCGATCTCGGGACCAAGGGCGGCCTCCGCACCGACCGCCACGCCCGCGTCCTCCGCGCGGACGGCAGCAGCATCGAGAACCTGTACGCGGTGGGCAATGCCAGCGGCCCCGTAATGGGCCACACCTATGCGGGCCCCGGCGCGACCATCGGTCCGGCGATGACGTTCGGCTATCTCGCCGTCCTCGACATCCTCGCAAAATCCGAACAGACCGAGCTGACCGGAGACGCCACCAATGCCCATTGA
- a CDS encoding NlpC/P60 family protein has protein sequence MSQRRLLRPVRRAAVAGALAFCATALVALPANAAPVAGSSDSGSTGGSSMGSSVLPTPIPTPTGLAALAAAVTQTGKPYLWGGTGPDAWDCSGLVQWAFRQAGVNLPRTTWEQAEVGAPIPLWALAPGDIVVLNPDASHIGIYAGFGQVFNAYGRGVPVGLAPLSQFQIYSIRRF, from the coding sequence GTGTCCCAGCGCAGGCTTCTCCGTCCCGTGCGGCGTGCCGCCGTTGCCGGTGCTCTCGCGTTCTGCGCGACCGCACTGGTCGCGCTTCCGGCGAACGCCGCACCGGTCGCCGGCAGTTCCGACAGCGGCAGCACCGGCGGCAGTTCGATGGGTTCGTCCGTTCTCCCGACGCCCATTCCCACGCCGACCGGGCTGGCCGCGCTCGCGGCGGCAGTCACCCAGACGGGCAAGCCCTATCTGTGGGGTGGGACGGGTCCGGACGCGTGGGACTGTTCGGGTCTGGTGCAGTGGGCGTTCCGGCAGGCAGGGGTGAATCTGCCCCGCACCACGTGGGAGCAGGCCGAGGTCGGCGCGCCCATTCCGCTGTGGGCGTTGGCCCCCGGCGACATAGTGGTGCTCAACCCGGACGCGTCGCACATCGGTATCTACGCGGGCTTCGGCCAGGTGTTCAATGCGTACGGACGTGGCGTTCCGGTGGGTCTGGCGCCGCTGTCGCAGTTCCAGATCTACAGCATCCGCCGGTTCTGA